The DNA window TGCGGCGAGCGGGCGCCGGGCGCGGGATCCTCGAGCAGGGCGTGCAGCGCGGAGGCGTCGAGGAGCGGCGGCAGATCGGGCGGGGTGGGCCGGTCGTGAGCGGTCATGCCCGAAGCCTAGAGGGTCAGGCCTTCACCTGGAGGTCCACCCGGACCAGTCGGTGGTCCGAGGTGGGGAACGGGAAGGTGCCGGTCAGCTCGCTGCCGGGGTGACCGGTCTGCGGCCAGTACACCGCCGAGGAGACGACCTGGAGCGACGTGGCGGGCAGGACGTAGTCCACGCGCAGGTTTCCCGGGGAGGGATCGTCGTTGAAGTCGGCGGTGTCCAGACGGGGATCGCCGGAGTGCTTCAGGTTCGCGCCGCCCTGGGCCTTGGACGCCTCCACGGCGCCCTCGCTGGCGGGCTTGGTGTCCTGCACGCGGGGGTGGCCGAGCAGCTGATCGATCGCGCCGGGCCACGAGTCGCCGTCGAGGGGGTCGGAGTTCATGTCGCCGAGGATCACGAACTGCTCGCGAGCGGCGAGGCCGCCGCGGAGGCCGGCGTCGTCCACGATCCACTTCGAGCGCCGGCCGGGGCTCAGGTAGTCCGACCAGAGCCGGATCTCGTCGCTGTTGCGGCGCTGGTTGCGCTTCTCGGGACCGTCGAAGCTGGGCGGGGTGGGATGGGCGGCGAGGATGTGCACGATGCCCGCGCCGACGCTCACCGGCACGTCCCAGTGGGACTTCGAGCTCAGGCGGAGCTCGGGCGAGATCTCCTCACCGTAGAACTCGGTGGGCAGCAGGTTGCTGGGCATGTCCGCCCAGCGCAGGTTCTGGAAGGTGCGCACCTGCTCGGTGAGGATCGGGTGGCGCGACAGGACGACCATCCCGTACTGGCCGGGGAACTGGCCGAAGCCCCAGGCGTCGTCGGGCCCGCCGACGGTGCCGTCCCGGTTGAGGTCGTGGCCGCTGGGCACACCGGTGTTCACCGGGGCCGTGAAGGCGTGCGGGTAGAAGACCGGGCTCTTCCCGTTCTGGGAGACCTCGAGGTACTTCGTGCGGAACAGGTCGACTCCGCGGCCGTCCGCGTCGTGGTCGAACTCGTTGATCAGCAGGATGTCGGGGTTGTTGATCTGGATGACCTCGGCGACCGCGCGGATCTGCGCGTCCTCGCCGGTGGCCAGGTCCTCCAGCAGCTGACCCTCCTGCTCCCGGTTCAGGGAGGCGTTGAAGGTGGCGACCCGCAGGTTCTCGAAGCCCCCGCGGTGGCGCGCCGGGGCGGGAGCGGCGTCGGCGGCGGCGGCGGGCAGGCCGAATCCGGCCGCGGCGGCGGCGAGTGCTCGACGGCGGGTCACACGAGGAGTCATGCCTCCTATTGTGCACTGTCCTGCTCGCCGGCCGCACGGCGGTGTGGACGACGGATGACAGACTGCACGCATGAGAATCGCTTTCCTCGGCACCGGCCGCATGGGCACCGAGCTCGCCCTGCACCTGATCCCCGACCACCAGCTGACCGTGTGGAACCGCACCGCGGACCGCACCCGCCGCCTCGCCGAGGCCGGGGCGGAGGTCGCCGGCACCGCCGCCGAGGCCGTCGCCGGGGCGGACCTCGTGGTCACCTCCCTGTTCGGGCCCGACGCGGTGCGGGAGAGCATCCTCGGCCCCGCGCTGATCCCTGCCGGCACCCCCTGGGTGGACACCACCACCGTCTCTCCCGCGGATGCCGACGAGTTCGCCGCCGCGGTACCCACCTACGTGGGAGTGCCGGTGGTCGGCTCGCTGGGACCGGCCCGCAACGGCGCGCTCGGCGTCTACGTCGGCACGCCCGACGAGGGCCTGCGCACGCAGGTGCTCGAGCTGGTCGCCCCGTGGGCGGACCCGGAGCGGCTGCGCGGCGTGGACTCGGGACGCAAGGCCGCCGTCGGGAAGCTGCTGGCGAACCTCGCCCTCGCGGTCAGCGCGCAGGGCCTGCGCGAGGCGCTCGCGCTCGGCGAGGCGACCGGCACCTCCGCGGAGGACACCCTGGACATGCTCGGCGGGACCGGTCTCGCGTTCCTCGCCGGGATGAAGGGGCCGTTCGTGCGCGGCGAGCGCAGCACCGAGGGCGGCGACTTCACCGCGAACGCGATCGCGAAGGACGCGCACCTCATGATCGACACCGTCGGCGACGGAGCCCGTCCCGGCAGCGACCTCCCCGCCCTGCGCGGCGCGCTCGCCTCCCTCGAGGCGGAGATCGGCGCCGGCCACGGCGAGGACGACTTCTCCACGATCCTGCTCGAGCAGGCCGCGCGGACCGGGGAATAGGTCAGGGCGGTCAGTCCGTCGGCAGCGCCGCGGCGCTCAGCACGGCGCGCGCGGTGGCGCGGGGGTCCTCGGCGATCGGGACCGTGAGGTCCTCGACCCCGGCGGCGTCGAGGATCGTGGTGAGCTCGTCGAAGCGCTCCAGGTGCCAGGCCAGCATCCCCGCATCGAGCTCGTGGCGGCGGCGGAGCCGCGAGCGCACCAGCTCGCGCGGCCCGGTGAGCCGCACGACGGTCAGCGGGGCGCCCATCGCCTCCTCGTACCGATCTCGGCGCCGCCTCTCCTCGATGACACCCGCCCCGACCAGCACCTGCGCGCCCGCCTCGCGGTAGTTGCGGGCCACGTCGCTCAGGTTCGCGAGCTCGATGGCGGTGTTGAAGCGATCCCCCGGCGGGGAGGGCCAGCCGCGACGGATCGCGTCGAGGTCGATCACGGCGCCGGGCACGCCGCGCTCGGCGAGCTCGTCCCCGATCGCGTCGATCGTGGTGGTCTTGCCGACGCCCACCGCGCCGATGAGCAGGAGCGCCCGGCAGCCCGGGGCCGCGCTCATCGCAGGTCCTCGAGCACGCCCGCGGCGGCCTGCCGGCCGGAGAACAGGCAGCCGCCGAGGAAGGTGCCCTCCAGCGCGTTGTGGCCGTGCACCCCGCCGCCGCCGAAGCCGCTCGCCTCCCCCGCCGCATACAGCCCGGGCAGGGCGCCCTCCCCCGCGGCGGCCTGCACACGGCCTCCGAGGTCCGTCTCGAGCCCGCCGAGGGTCTTGCGCAGCAGCACGTGCAGGCGCACCGCGATCAGCGGGCCGGCCTTCGGGTCCAGCAGGGCGTGCGGGGCGGCGGTGCGGATCAGCCGGTCACCCACGTACTTCCGTGCCCCGCGCAGCGCCGTGATCTGGTTGTCCTTGGTGAAGGGGTTCAGGATCTCCGCGTCGCGGGCGCGCACCGTGCGCTCGAGCGCCCGGGCGTCGATGAGCTCCTCGCCGGTCAGCGCGTTCATCTGCGCCGCCAGCTCGGGCACGGAGCCCGCCTGGAGGAAGTCCTCGCCGTGGTCGAGGAAGGCCTGCACGGGTCCCGGCGCGCCGGGCCTGACCCGGCCCAGCACCTGCTTCCAGTCCCGGCCGGTGAGGTCCGGGTTCTGCTCGCTGCCGGAGAGCGCGAACTCCTTCTCGATGATCTTCCGGGTCAGCACGAACCACGAGTGGTCGTGCCCCGTGGTGCGCAGGTGGCGCAGCGTCGAGAGGGTGTCGAAGCCGGGAAGGGCCGGGGCGGGCAGACGTCGGCCGAGGGCGTCGATCCAGAGCGAGGAGGGGCCGGGCAGGATGCGGATGCCGTGACCGCGCCAGACCGGGTCCCAGTTGCGGATCCCCTCGGTGTAGTGCCACATCCGGTCCTGATGGATCCAGCGGGCCCCGGCGCGCTGCGCGGCCAGCATGCCCGCTCCGTCGACGCTCGCGGGCACCCCGTGCACGAAGCTCTCCGGCATGGTGCCGAGCTCCGCGGGCCACAGCCGACGCACCAGCTCCTCGTTGCCGCCGATGCCGCCGGTGGCGACGACCACCGCCGCGGCGCGCTCGGTGAACTCCCCGACCACCTCGTCGCTCCCGCCGACGCCGCGCGCTGACCGGCAGGGCGCCAGCTCGTCGCCGTGCACCCCGGTCACGCGGCCGTCCTCGACGAGCAGCTCGCGGACGGCGCAGCGGGTGCGCAGGCGGATGCGTCCCGCCTCGCGGTGGGCGGCGAGCTTCCTCGCGAAGGGCTCGACGATCCCCGGCCCCGTCCCCCAGGTGATGTGGAAGCGCGGCACCGAGTTGCCGTGCCCCTCGGCGCGGCCGTCCCCCCGCTCGGCCCAGCCGACCACGGGGAAGGTGCGGTGGCCGAGACCGTGCAGCCACTCGCGCTTCTCCCCCGCCGCGAACTGCAGGTACGCCTCGGCCCAGCGGCGCGGCCAGTGGTCCTCGGGGCTGTCGAAGGCGGCCGAGCCCAGCCAGTCCTGCCGGGCGAGGTCGAGGCTGTCGCGGATCCCCAGGCGGCGCTGCTCCGGGGAGTCGACGAGGAACAGGCCCCCGAAGCTCCACCAGGCCTGCCCGCCGAGGTCCTGCTCGCCCTCCCGCTCCAGCAGCAGCACCCGGCGGCCGCCGTCGGCGATCTCCGTCGCCGCGACCAGGCCGGCGAGACCCGCCCCGATGACGATGACCTCGGCGGTCCCGCCCGCCACGTCAGTCGACCTTGATCCGGTGGACGCGCTCGAGGTGGTCGGTGCTGTTGCGACCGCTCATGGAACGGCTCTTCTGACGGTTGTTCACGCCCACCTTGCGATCGCCGGAGCTGAGGTTGCCCACGGCGACCTCGGTCTCCTTCTCGAACTGGTGGCGCTTGTCGGTGTTGCGGTAGTAGCGGTAGATGCCGCCGTAGACCGCGATGAACACCGCGGGACCCGCGATGAACGGGATCGCGAGAGCGCCGCCGCCGGAGTCGGAGTCCGCCAGCAGGAGCGCGGTCGTCGGATCGGCGGAGAGCTCAGCGAGCAGCGGCAGCATGGCGGCCTCCTGGCAGGTGCGGATGATCGGGGGTCATGGGTCCGTCTCCTCAGAAGAAGTAGCTGCCGAAGCCGACGAGCGCACCGATCACCGCGGCGACGGTGCCGGCGGCGCAGGCCACGGCGAAGATCTTCGGATGGGACACCGGGACGGAGCCCATGGTGTTGCCGTTGCGGGCGTTGACCGCGATGTAGTGCACGAGGGAGTCCTGGCCCTTGGCGGAGTCGGCGTAGCTGTACAGCCACACCGGCACGTACACCGCGACCCAGCGGGTGCCCCGCACGGCCACACCCTCCCGCTCCCAGCGCACGCCGCGGTCGTAGCCGCTGATGGTGGGGAGCACCTTCGCCCGGGCGATCGCCAGGAACCTGTCCTCCACCTCGTCGTCCACGTCGCGCACGTTGAGGTCGCGACGCTCCGAGGTGAAGTTCTTGAGGTAGTTGGAGTTGTAGGCGACGGCGTTCTCGGTGTCGTACGGCTGCACGGCGTTCAGGATGTTGTTCGTGGCCCGCTGGTTGTCCTTCGCGTCGTAGCGGGCGGCGGACTCGACGGTGAGGTCGTCCACCAGCAGGTCGAAGGCCCGCTGGATGGAGTAGACGTCCGCGTCGTAATAGGTCTCGGTGCGCTTGTTGTCGCCGCTGCCGGTGGTCACCGTGTACTGCCTCGTGGTGACCTCGCCGCTGCCCTGCAGCAGGGCGTGCATGTTGCCGTCCACCACCAGGTACGGGATGTACACGCCCATGACGTTCTCGGGGACGTACTCCTGCTTGAAGCGGCCGTCGGCGAAGGTGCGGCGCTTCGCGGTGAAGGCGTCGATGCGCTCGATCGCCTCCTCGCGGGTCAGCTGGAAGGGCAGCACCGCATCGGGCACAGCGCCGTTGGGGATCTGCGAGTTGATCGAGAGGGTCTGACGGCACCAGTGGCAGCGGGCCTGCAGCTCCTGGGCGACGTTGACGACCACCTCGGCGCCGCAGCCCTGGCACTTCAGGGTCATGGTGGTGAGGTCGTCGCGGACGTCCGAGGTGCCCGAGGCCATGGTGTGGCCGCGCAGCTCCGCGATCGAGGAGTCCAGCCCGAAGGCCTGCTCCGCGTTCTCCTCGTTCCATGTGTGGCGGCAGTAGGAGCAGACCAGCGCCTTCGCGGTGAGCGAGTACTGGATCTCCGAGCTGCCGCAGCGGGGGCACTTGTTCAGCCCGTCCGCACGGGCCGAGCTGGTGTCGATGATCCGGTTCGTCGCGTGCCGCCGGGCGGCCTCGTCGGCGCCGGCGACCGCCTCCGGGTCGAGCTGCTGCGGAGGCTGCTGGCCGGGAGGACCGGCGGGCGGGACCGGCCCGGCGGGCCGCTGGGGCTCGCCGGGCTGGTCCGGACGGGCCCACTCCGGGCCCTGAGGGGGAATGCTCATCGCGCTGAGGGCGCCGGGTCAGAGACCGAGCGCGGCCTTCTTCGCCGCGTCGTAGTCCGCCTCGCTGATCAGGCCCTGATCCAGCATCTGCTTGTACTGGGCGAGCTTGGCGACCGGGTCCTCCTGCGCCGGGGCGGCCTGTTGCGGCGCCGCCTCCTGCTGGGGAGCCTGGCCCTGCTGGGGCCCGCCCTGCTGGCCCGGCGGGGACCAGGGCTGGGCCGGGTTGACCATGCCGCCGGCCGCGCCCATGCCCGCACCGAACATCGCCAGCCCCGCGCCGCCGCCGTTCTCGCCTGCGGCCTGCACGCCGCGCGCCGCGGCCTGGTTCATGAAGGACTGCGAGCGGGGGCCGGAGAGGGCGTCGGCCTTCTGGACGTCCTTGAGCAGCTCACGGGTGTGCTCGTCGTACTCGATCGAGACGATCGCGGTCTTCACGATCGCGAGGCCACGGTCGCTGGACCAGCGGTACCCCTCCTCCACGGCGGCGGAGAGGGACTGGGCGAAGCCCACCGAGTCGCCCTGGATGCGGGAGATGCGGTTGCCCTTGTCGGGATCGTTCGTGTAGCGGGAGAAGGCCTGGGCCAGGGAGCCGACGACCTCCTGGAACAGCTGGGCGCCGGCCTTGTTGTCGACGTCGGCGAAGTCGAACACCGGGGCGTTCGCGGAGATGAAGGTGGCCGGCACGAAGTTGTGCACGAACAGCAGGGGGTCGATGATCCGCAGCGTGTAGGAGCCGCGGCACACGGCGCCCACCTGCGAGTTCAGGTAGGCATCGTCCCAGTAGATCTCCGACTGGGTGCCGAAGCGGTTGTCCGGGATCT is part of the Brachybacterium ginsengisoli genome and encodes:
- a CDS encoding endonuclease/exonuclease/phosphatase family protein, which translates into the protein MTPRVTRRRALAAAAAGFGLPAAAADAAPAPARHRGGFENLRVATFNASLNREQEGQLLEDLATGEDAQIRAVAEVIQINNPDILLINEFDHDADGRGVDLFRTKYLEVSQNGKSPVFYPHAFTAPVNTGVPSGHDLNRDGTVGGPDDAWGFGQFPGQYGMVVLSRHPILTEQVRTFQNLRWADMPSNLLPTEFYGEEISPELRLSSKSHWDVPVSVGAGIVHILAAHPTPPSFDGPEKRNQRRNSDEIRLWSDYLSPGRRSKWIVDDAGLRGGLAAREQFVILGDMNSDPLDGDSWPGAIDQLLGHPRVQDTKPASEGAVEASKAQGGANLKHSGDPRLDTADFNDDPSPGNLRVDYVLPATSLQVVSSAVYWPQTGHPGSELTGTFPFPTSDHRLVRVDLQVKA
- a CDS encoding NAD(P)-dependent oxidoreductase, yielding MRIAFLGTGRMGTELALHLIPDHQLTVWNRTADRTRRLAEAGAEVAGTAAEAVAGADLVVTSLFGPDAVRESILGPALIPAGTPWVDTTTVSPADADEFAAAVPTYVGVPVVGSLGPARNGALGVYVGTPDEGLRTQVLELVAPWADPERLRGVDSGRKAAVGKLLANLALAVSAQGLREALALGEATGTSAEDTLDMLGGTGLAFLAGMKGPFVRGERSTEGGDFTANAIAKDAHLMIDTVGDGARPGSDLPALRGALASLEAEIGAGHGEDDFSTILLEQAARTGE
- a CDS encoding AAA family ATPase, with product MSAAPGCRALLLIGAVGVGKTTTIDAIGDELAERGVPGAVIDLDAIRRGWPSPPGDRFNTAIELANLSDVARNYREAGAQVLVGAGVIEERRRRDRYEEAMGAPLTVVRLTGPRELVRSRLRRRHELDAGMLAWHLERFDELTTILDAAGVEDLTVPIAEDPRATARAVLSAAALPTD
- a CDS encoding FAD-binding dehydrogenase produces the protein MAGGTAEVIVIGAGLAGLVAATEIADGGRRVLLLEREGEQDLGGQAWWSFGGLFLVDSPEQRRLGIRDSLDLARQDWLGSAAFDSPEDHWPRRWAEAYLQFAAGEKREWLHGLGHRTFPVVGWAERGDGRAEGHGNSVPRFHITWGTGPGIVEPFARKLAAHREAGRIRLRTRCAVRELLVEDGRVTGVHGDELAPCRSARGVGGSDEVVGEFTERAAAVVVATGGIGGNEELVRRLWPAELGTMPESFVHGVPASVDGAGMLAAQRAGARWIHQDRMWHYTEGIRNWDPVWRGHGIRILPGPSSLWIDALGRRLPAPALPGFDTLSTLRHLRTTGHDHSWFVLTRKIIEKEFALSGSEQNPDLTGRDWKQVLGRVRPGAPGPVQAFLDHGEDFLQAGSVPELAAQMNALTGEELIDARALERTVRARDAEILNPFTKDNQITALRGARKYVGDRLIRTAAPHALLDPKAGPLIAVRLHVLLRKTLGGLETDLGGRVQAAAGEGALPGLYAAGEASGFGGGGVHGHNALEGTFLGGCLFSGRQAAAGVLEDLR
- a CDS encoding TFIIB-type zinc ribbon-containing protein, coding for MSIPPQGPEWARPDQPGEPQRPAGPVPPAGPPGQQPPQQLDPEAVAGADEAARRHATNRIIDTSSARADGLNKCPRCGSSEIQYSLTAKALVCSYCRHTWNEENAEQAFGLDSSIAELRGHTMASGTSDVRDDLTTMTLKCQGCGAEVVVNVAQELQARCHWCRQTLSINSQIPNGAVPDAVLPFQLTREEAIERIDAFTAKRRTFADGRFKQEYVPENVMGVYIPYLVVDGNMHALLQGSGEVTTRQYTVTTGSGDNKRTETYYDADVYSIQRAFDLLVDDLTVESAARYDAKDNQRATNNILNAVQPYDTENAVAYNSNYLKNFTSERRDLNVRDVDDEVEDRFLAIARAKVLPTISGYDRGVRWEREGVAVRGTRWVAVYVPVWLYSYADSAKGQDSLVHYIAVNARNGNTMGSVPVSHPKIFAVACAAGTVAAVIGALVGFGSYFF
- a CDS encoding SPFH domain-containing protein, giving the protein MGFIQAFKGAVGGMLADQWKDFLTVPNGLPQTAALFPAVPQGTNAGRGSNTRGSENVISNGSKILVPQGYGLITVVDGRATGLITEAGGYEFTDSSPDARSVFAGDDLLASTVGTSWERFKFGGRPTSQQLAFYVSLKEIPDNRFGTQSEIYWDDAYLNSQVGAVCRGSYTLRIIDPLLFVHNFVPATFISANAPVFDFADVDNKAGAQLFQEVVGSLAQAFSRYTNDPDKGNRISRIQGDSVGFAQSLSAAVEEGYRWSSDRGLAIVKTAIVSIEYDEHTRELLKDVQKADALSGPRSQSFMNQAAARGVQAAGENGGGAGLAMFGAGMGAAGGMVNPAQPWSPPGQQGGPQQGQAPQQEAAPQQAAPAQEDPVAKLAQYKQMLDQGLISEADYDAAKKAALGL